From the genome of Patescibacteria group bacterium, one region includes:
- the ruvB gene encoding Holliday junction branch migration DNA helicase RuvB, with protein MSRSSVNKLTQPGSQEEENSPNNKGKKEVLVEEEIFLDQALRPSLWEDYIGQKNIKENLRILLTAAAERKHPPEHLLFYGPPGLGKTTLAHLIAKEIGAQIKITSGPAIEKVGDLASVLTNLAPGDILFIDEIHRLNKAIEEVLYPAMESGQLDIIIGKGPSARTIQLELPPFTLIAATTRIALLSSPLRSRFGGGVFRLEFYSNEEIEEIVRRSAKILGVEVEKLAGAEIAKRSRFTPRTANYLLKRARDFAQVNKGKLSKDIVDKALALLGIDELGLGHSDRSLLNTLIEKFDGGPVGLNTLAAALSEEQATIEEVNEPYLLQLGLIERTPRGRTATAKAYGHLKIKNKSSAQEKLL; from the coding sequence ATGTCAAGAAGTTCCGTAAATAAACTTACACAACCTGGCTCGCAGGAAGAGGAAAATAGCCCTAACAATAAGGGTAAAAAGGAAGTTTTAGTGGAAGAAGAAATCTTTCTTGATCAGGCTCTAAGACCGAGTTTGTGGGAAGATTACATTGGGCAAAAAAATATCAAGGAAAACTTGAGGATTTTGCTCACTGCTGCCGCCGAACGGAAGCATCCGCCGGAACATTTGCTCTTTTATGGACCCCCGGGGCTCGGAAAAACCACCCTCGCTCACCTAATCGCTAAAGAAATCGGTGCTCAAATCAAAATTACTTCGGGACCTGCCATTGAAAAGGTGGGCGATCTTGCCTCGGTACTCACCAACCTCGCTCCAGGCGACATTTTGTTCATCGATGAAATTCATCGACTCAATAAAGCTATCGAAGAAGTCCTCTACCCTGCCATGGAGTCGGGTCAGCTCGACATTATTATCGGCAAAGGTCCTTCAGCTCGAACCATTCAGCTTGAACTACCGCCGTTTACCCTCATTGCCGCAACTACACGCATCGCACTTCTCTCTTCACCATTACGTTCACGCTTTGGTGGTGGCGTTTTCCGTTTGGAATTTTATTCAAACGAAGAGATCGAAGAAATCGTGCGCCGGTCTGCCAAAATTTTAGGAGTTGAGGTAGAAAAATTGGCTGGAGCAGAAATTGCCAAACGCAGCCGCTTCACGCCGCGAACCGCCAACTATCTTTTGAAGCGGGCGAGAGATTTTGCGCAAGTGAATAAAGGAAAATTATCTAAAGACATTGTGGACAAAGCACTGGCCCTTCTCGGCATTGACGAACTCGGTCTCGGGCATTCTGATCGCTCTCTTTTAAATACCCTTATCGAAAAATTTGATGGTGGACCAGTGGGACTTAATACCCTCGCCGCCGCGCTCTCCGAAGAACAAGCCACTATCGAGGAAGTCAACGAACCCTACCTGCTTCAGCTCGGCCTTATCGAGCGAACTCCACGCGGCCGGACTGCCACAGCGAAAGCTTACGGACACCTTAAAATTAAAAATAAATCTTCGGCTCAGGAAAAACTTTTGTAA
- a CDS encoding type II/IV secretion system protein: MTIIFDEDKQTARLDLLRKKEEEDFARSLAEQHGVEYANLVNFPIDTDALKLIKEATARENNVAAFNILDKKVHLAATSLDSEGVKSVTKSLTDSGFSVVLFITTKEGLEKAWTHYKELSYSTESTGGALDVSSEEMGKFLESVHSISDIGALIEKILAEKKSYRISRMIEIILAGALATKASDVHIEPEEDYARLRYRLDGVLNDILRFDKATYALVNSRIKLLSGIKLNIKAEAQDGRFSVKINEDDIEIRTSLLPGAYSESIVLRILNPKSISVPIEQLGIHPKLLAILQHEISKPHGMILTTGPTGSGKTTTLYAFLKKVHTPDIKIITIEDPIEYHLPGIVQTQTNAEKGYTFLEGLRSALRQDPDIIMVGEIRDSETAEIAVNAAETGHLVFSTLHTNTAAGTFPRLIDLGVNPKTMASAINVSMAQRLVRVLCKDCKKEVMIEGKNKELVDKVVAEIEDKSEITNTTKMWVEGSCDICNHTGYKGRVGVYEAILMDEAIETVIRESPSEREIQKAALPQKIPTMKQDGIIKILAGITSITELARVVDLEKE, translated from the coding sequence ATGACTATCATCTTCGACGAAGACAAACAGACTGCGAGACTCGACTTATTGCGAAAAAAAGAGGAAGAGGATTTTGCGCGATCATTGGCAGAACAACATGGGGTTGAATACGCCAATCTCGTGAATTTCCCAATCGATACTGACGCTCTCAAATTAATAAAAGAAGCGACCGCCAGAGAAAATAATGTCGCCGCTTTTAATATTCTCGACAAGAAAGTTCATCTTGCCGCGACCTCTCTCGACTCTGAAGGTGTAAAATCTGTCACAAAGTCTCTCACCGACTCCGGCTTTTCAGTTGTTCTGTTTATTACCACCAAAGAAGGTTTGGAAAAAGCCTGGACGCACTATAAAGAGCTTTCCTATTCAACCGAATCCACAGGCGGTGCGCTCGACGTGTCGAGCGAGGAAATGGGAAAATTTTTGGAAAGCGTTCACTCGATCAGCGATATTGGCGCTCTCATTGAAAAAATTTTGGCTGAGAAAAAAAGTTATCGCATCTCGCGCATGATTGAAATTATTTTAGCCGGTGCGCTCGCCACCAAAGCATCAGATGTTCACATCGAGCCCGAAGAAGATTACGCTCGCCTTCGCTACCGTTTGGACGGCGTGCTCAACGACATCTTACGATTTGATAAGGCGACCTATGCATTGGTCAATTCTCGAATTAAATTGCTTTCGGGTATTAAATTGAACATCAAAGCCGAGGCGCAAGATGGCCGTTTTAGTGTAAAAATAAATGAGGACGATATCGAAATCCGAACCTCTCTCTTGCCAGGCGCCTATAGCGAATCGATCGTGTTAAGAATTTTAAATCCAAAATCAATTTCAGTTCCAATTGAACAATTGGGAATCCACCCAAAACTTTTGGCTATTTTGCAACATGAAATCAGCAAGCCCCACGGTATGATCCTCACGACCGGTCCGACAGGAAGCGGAAAAACCACGACCCTTTATGCCTTTCTCAAAAAAGTTCACACGCCTGATATTAAAATTATTACGATTGAAGATCCGATCGAATATCACTTGCCCGGGATTGTCCAAACTCAAACTAACGCAGAAAAAGGCTACACCTTCCTCGAAGGTTTGCGCAGCGCACTCCGACAAGACCCCGACATCATCATGGTTGGTGAAATTCGAGACAGCGAAACAGCCGAAATTGCGGTCAACGCCGCGGAAACTGGTCACTTAGTGTTTTCTACTTTGCACACCAACACCGCGGCCGGCACTTTCCCTCGCCTCATTGACCTTGGCGTGAATCCCAAAACCATGGCCTCCGCCATTAACGTTTCAATGGCTCAACGACTGGTGCGCGTTCTATGCAAGGACTGCAAAAAAGAAGTGATGATTGAAGGAAAAAACAAAGAGCTTGTTGATAAGGTTGTCGCGGAAATTGAAGATAAGAGTGAAATAACTAACACTACTAAAATGTGGGTAGAGGGCAGTTGTGACATCTGTAATCACACGGGCTACAAAGGACGCGTTGGTGTATACGAAGCGATTTTGATGGACGAAGCTATTGAAACAGTCATTCGTGAAAGTCCTTCGGAACGCGAAATCCAAAAAGCTGCCCTGCCTCAAAAAATTCCAACAATGAAACAAGATGGGATCATTAAAATACTGGCGGGAATAACTTCAATTACTGAGCTTGCACGCGTCGTGGACCTAGAAAAAGAGTAA
- the tsaE gene encoding tRNA (adenosine(37)-N6)-threonylcarbamoyltransferase complex ATPase subunit type 1 TsaE, giving the protein MEISSKSLEDTKKFAKDFVEKISTLEKTRGGATVVGLYGNLGSGKTTFVQCVAEILGVKEHLTSPTFVILKSYKLTAESFKLLHHIDAYRLKDGRDLLKLRFDELLADPKNLILIEWADLVADILPNDVIKLQFEFVDEKTRKIESGI; this is encoded by the coding sequence ATGGAAATAAGTAGTAAATCTTTAGAAGATACTAAGAAATTCGCAAAGGATTTTGTGGAGAAAATTTCCACTCTCGAAAAAACTCGCGGCGGCGCAACCGTTGTTGGTTTGTACGGCAATCTCGGTTCGGGTAAAACCACCTTTGTGCAATGTGTGGCGGAAATTTTGGGGGTCAAAGAACATTTGACTAGCCCCACTTTCGTTATTCTTAAAAGCTATAAGCTGACAGCTGAGAGCTTTAAGCTTCTTCACCACATCGACGCGTATAGACTTAAAGACGGAAGAGACTTGTTGAAGCTCAGATTCGACGAGTTGCTCGCTGATCCCAAAAATTTAATCTTAATCGAGTGGGCGGATTTGGTGGCGGACATCTTACCCAACGATGTTATCAAACTGCAGTTTGAATTTGTAGACGAAAAAACTCGAAAGATAGAATCAGGAATATAG